A region of Paraburkholderia sp. BL23I1N1 DNA encodes the following proteins:
- a CDS encoding energy transducer TonB gives MREQAYQAIAIAHLVIHADGSVAVELIKPTRYPRLNQILVETLRNWRFFPAIRDGHPVETQQDVRVHFNVG, from the coding sequence TTGCGCGAGCAGGCATACCAGGCGATTGCCATAGCTCACCTCGTCATTCATGCCGACGGATCTGTCGCTGTCGAACTTATCAAGCCCACCCGGTATCCGCGTCTGAATCAGATTCTCGTTGAGACGCTGCGAAACTGGCGTTTCTTTCCGGCGATACGGGACGGACACCCCGTTGAAACCCAACAGGACGTTCGCGTGCACTTTAACGTGGGCTAG